A DNA window from Vespula vulgaris chromosome 18, iyVesVulg1.1, whole genome shotgun sequence contains the following coding sequences:
- the LOC127070553 gene encoding arfGAP with SH3 domain, ANK repeat and PH domain-containing protein isoform X6, which translates to MPGLIAVSEFVEETREDYNSPTTSTFVSRMPQCRQTITSLEETLDFDRDGLTKLKKAIKAIHNSGNAHVDNEVYLGRALERLGDAALKEQEPDIGAAFLKFAVVTKELSALMKTLMQNINNIVMFPLDSVLKGDLRGVKGDLKRPFEKAWKDYEAKYAKIEKEKKQHAKEAGLIRTEVTPAEIADEMEKERRLFQLQMCEYLIKVNEIKTKKGIELLQHLVEYYHAQTNYFQDGLKTIEHFGSYVADLSVKLQKIRQTQDEERRRLTELRSLLRSSGCDKELNVNASAGYSLHQLQGDKQHGVTRSGHLLKKSEGKMRRVWQKRRCAVQAEGYLDICHADENKPPTRVNLLTCQIKLVPDDKRGFDLISYNRTYHFQAEDEADQRAWMSVLVNCKERALLRAFDASGKAEAGQGNPSLVELQQAVIRCVMRLPGNEQCCDCSSQNDATWLSTNFGIIVCIECSGIHRDLGVHISRIQSLTLDNVGTAQLLLARHMTNQAFNEVMEATLHHNLKPTPTSTMEERYEFIRAKYVDKRYVMNTCADERDLLSDLEHAVNNRDLQQLLQVYAENVDLAAPLPTSDIGETALHLAILREMGNSLQIVDFLIQNMPTGGIDRTTVDGETALHLSARHDRSEAMKLLLRAGADPSYRNKQDKTPLDIAQEMGHHTCKELLSHALQRQKTLFDNVNIDWNLSHDEGSTDFSDDETIIEDRNGCLTPEKKSRSRPPSYAGGGGTGSGDSPVTLRSRSSTCDSLQSGSSPSSSTNRQQMPPPPPPQTRKPVAVPTPMTPDISINIHGSLKKRVAPPPPPSGSSSGIPSSHYGTLPSSASLATSTHSRTTSEPILAGHTLHTLSHTLNTLNNQHHKRSPSGDSSTGHGMDKTNSSTLQRPRNPPPPAPSSVSTSRLSNGRSSESLSSMCSDHGLGNPVPPPRK; encoded by the exons atgccGGGCCTAATCGCGGTGAGCGAGTTCGTCGAGGAAACGAGGGAGGACTATAACTCGCCCACTACGTCGACCTTCGTTTCTCGAATGCCACAATGCAGGCAGACCATCACATCCCTCGAAGAG ACTCTGGACTTCGACAGAGATGGTCTCACCAAACTAAAGAAGGCCATCAAGGCAATTCATAATTCTGGAAACG cCCACGTCGATAACGAAGTTTATCTCGGAAGAGCCCTTGAAAGACTCGGCGATGCTGCCCTTAAGGAACAAGAGCCGGACATAGGAGCAGCATTCCTTAAATTCGCAGTGGTCACCAAGGAATTGAGCGCGCTTATGAAAACTCTg ATGCAAAACATCAATAACATCGTGATGTTTCCGTTGGATTCGGTACTAAAAGGAGATTTGAGAGGCGTAAAGGGCGATCTCAAGAGACCGTTCGAAAAGGCGTGGAAGGACTACGAGGCAAAGTATGCGAAAatcgagaaggagaaaaagcaACATGCCAAGGAGGCCGGCCTTATTCGTACGGAGGTTACACCAGCCGAGATTGCCGATGAAATGGAGAAGGAGAGGCGATTATTTCAATTGCAAATGTGCGAG tatcTTATAAAGGTGAATGAAATCAAGACAAAGAAAGGTATCGAACTGTTGCAGCATCTAGTCGAATATTATCATGCTCAGACCAA CTATTTTCAAGATGGCCTAAAGACCATAGAACATTTTGGTTCTTACGTGGCCGATCTGAGTGTTAAGCTGCAAAAGATTCGACAAACTCAGGATGAAGAACGAAGACGTTTGACGGAGTTAAGGAGTTTACTTAGGAGTTCAGGTTGTGATAAAGAG CTAAATGTAAATGCAAGCGCAGGGTATTCCTTGCACCAACTTCAAGGTGATAAGCAGCATGGTGTAACACGTTCTGGacatttgttgaaaaaaagtGAAGGAAAGATGAGGAGGGTTTGGCAGAAAAGAAGATGTGCTGTACAAGCAGAGGGTTATTTGGATATCTGTCATGCCGATGAGAATAAACCACCTACGAGAGTTAATCTACTTACGTGCCAAATAAAGCTGGTACCGGATGATAAAAGAGGCTTTGATCTTATAAGCT ATAATCGTACGTACCACTTTCAAGCGGAAGACGAAGCAGATCAACGTGCTTGGATGTCAGTATTGgtaaattgtaaagaaagaGCTTTGCTACGAGCATTCGATGCTAGTGGGAAAGCTGAAGCTGGCCAAGGAAATCCTAGTTTAGTCGAATTACAACAAGCAGTGATTCGGTGTGTTATGCGATTACCTGGAAACGAACAATGTTGTGACTGTTCCTCTCAAAACG aTGCTACCTGGTTATCTACAAATTTTGGTATAATCGTATGTATAGAATGTAGTGGCATTCATCGAGATTTAGGAGTACATATATCAAGGATACAGTCTTTAACTTTAGACAATGTAGGAACTGCCCAATTATTATTAGCACGGCATATGACTAATCAAGCATTTAATGAAGTGATGGAAGCTACATTACATCATAATCTTAAACCAACACCTACGTCAACGAT GGAAGAACGGTACGAATTTATAAGAGCCAAGTACGTTGATAAAAGATACGTGATGAATACTTGTGCGGACGAACGAGATCTCTTATCAGATTTAGAACATGCGGTTAATAATCGTGACCTACAACAACTTTTACAAGTTTATGCAGAGAACGTTGACTTGGCAGCACCTTTGCCCACCTCT GATATAGGTGAGACGGCTCTACATTTAGCAATCTTACGTGAGATGGGTAATAGTCTACAAATCGTGGATTTTCTGATACAAAATATGCCAACCGGTGGTATCGATAGGACAACAGTCGATGGTGAGACAGCGTTACATCTTTCAGCAAGACACGATAGATCGGAAGCTATGAAGTTACTTCTACGGGCTGGCGCTGATCCGAGTTACAGAAATAAACAGGATAAAACTCCGTTGGACATTGCGCAGGAGATGGGACATCATACCTGTAAAGAATTA cTTAGTCATGCTTTACAAAGGCAGAAGACATTATTCGATAACGTAAACATCGATTGGAACCTTTCTCACGACGAAGGTTCAACGGACTTCTCTGATGACGAAACGATCATCGAAGACAGG AACGGTTGTCTAACGCCTGAGAAAAAGTCACGTAGCAGACCACCTTCGTATGCTGGTGGTGGAGGCACAGGTTCTGGTGATTCACCGGTGACATTACGTAGTCGTAGCAGCACTTGTGATAGTCTACAAAGTGGTTCCTCGCCAAGTTCCTCTACCAACAGACAACAAATGCCACCGCCTCCTCCACCACAAACGAGAAAACCTGTTGCTG TACCCACACCGATGACGCcagatatttcaataaatatccATGGATCGTTGAAGAAACGTGTTGCACCGCCTCCCCCACCATCAGGAAGCTCAAGTGGCATTCCATCTTCTCATTATGGTACACTACCTTCGTCAGCGTCATTAGCAACATCCACACATAGCCGGACGACGAGTGAGCCAATCTTAGCTGGACACACCTTACACACACTATCGCATACTTTAAACACACTTAACAATCAACACCATAAAAGATCACCCAGTGGAGACTCTTCTACAGGGCATG GAATGGACAAGACCAATAGTTCTACGCTTCAGAGACCACGTAATCCACCACCACCTGCACCGTCCAGTGTTAGCACTTCCAGATTGAGTAATGGTCGTAGTAGCGAGTCTCTAAGTTCCATGTGTTCGGATCATGGCCTTGGCAATCCTGTTCCTCCTCCACGAAAG TAG